The sequence ACCTAAAACCAAACCAATGAAAACTTTGTGAATTAATTTCAAGTTTTTCATCTTTACCCCCTAGATAAATTTATTTTAATTTTTAAGTTGCTGTGATTTTCAATTTTTTATTGAAAAAATACTTAAGTATACACAGATATATTAAAAATAACCTAATGAATTTTAACATAATCCATTAATTTCGTCAATAAAAGTTTTTAATAATTATTAATGATTTTTATATTAAGTAAAAAAATAAAAAATATGAATGTAATTAAAAAAATGCTTGTATTTTTTTTCTCTCAATGATATCATAATGAATATAAATTTTTATGACTAAAAATTGGAGGTGTGTTATTTATGAAAAAGTTTTATCAATTTAATAAAAATATAAATAATACATCTTTATCACATTGGTGGAGTTCTTAAGCAGAGTTTGTAATCTTTTAAAGATACAGACTCATTTTATGTTTAAGAAATAAAAATAAGATGAATGTGTATTTAGAGGAGTAGAAATTTATAAAAATAGTTTGTAATCCACAGATACATCTGTGGATTTTTTTATTTGGAGGTGTGTTGTTTTGAAAGAGAAAAGAGAAAAGTTCAGTAACAGAATAGGGTTTATTTTATCATGTGTAGGAGCAGCAATAGGACTGGGAAATATTTGGCTTTTTTCTTGGAAACTTGGAACATTTGGTGGAGGAGCTTTTCTTATTCCTTATTTTATATTTGTAATATTATTTTCATTTGTAGGATTGATTTCAGAAATATCATTTGGAAGAATGATGAAAAAAGGAGTTCTTGGTGTAGGGGAACTTATGAAAAAGAAAAATATACCTTTTAGTTCAGTTATATCTTGGGTGCCAGTTATTTCTGTTTCAGGAATATTTACTTTTTATGTAATTGTTTTTGGATGGGTAATAAAATATTTTATAATGTATCTTACAACAGATATGAATAGCATTAATTATGGTGAATATTTTAATAATTTTGCAGGGAGTAGCAGTTCTATAGTATGGCATATAACAGCAGCAATTTTAAGTATAGTTGTAATATCTTTTGGTGTTGTAAAAGGAATAGAGAAACTTAATAAAATTATTATGCCTCTTATGTTTATGATATTTATAGGTTTAGTATTTAAATCACTTTCTCTTCCAGGAGCAGCAGAAGGAGTAAAATACCTTTTAGTTCCAAGATGGGAGTTGCTTGCAAAACCTGTTACATGGATTATGGCCTTAGGGCAGGCATTTTTTACTGTAGGGTTAAGTGGATCAGCTCTTCTTGTATATGGAAGTTATTTAGATAAAGATATTGATATTCCAGCTAGTGTTTTTCATACATGTATATTAGATACTTGCGCAGCCTTACTTGCTGGGTTTATAATAATACCAGCAGCATTTGCTTTTGGATTTAAACCAGATGCAGGACCAAGTCTTTTATTTATAACACTGCCTGCTGTTTTTTCACAAATGACAGGAGGAAAGATTTTAGGAACGGTATTTTTCTTAAGTATAATATTTGCAGCTGTCTCTTCTGCTGTAAATCAATTAGAAGTTCCTGTAGAAGCTATAATGGAAAAATTTAATCTTTCAAGGAAGAAGGCAAGCTTTATTGTAGGAAGCGTTTTATTATTAATAGGTATACCTCTTGATATTAATATGAATCTTTTTGGGAAATTTGCAGATATAATGTCTGTATATATGATTCCCTTAGGAGCAGTATTTGTACTTGGATTTTATTTCTTTTTTGTAGGAAAAGAAAAAGTTATAAATGAAATTAATGAAGGATCTAAATATAAAATAGGAGCTTTTGTATTAAATGTAGGAAAATATATTTTCACTCCTGGCGTAATTATAATACTTATATTAGGATTTTGTTATGGAAGTATAGGATAGATTATTTTATTTTGCTAGATTGGAGGTAAAATGGGACTAAATAGGAAAGATATAGATTTATTAGAAGAAATAAATGGAAAAATTTTACCTTTAAAATACTTTGCAGAAAAATATTCTGTAAGTGAAAGGAATATAAGATACAGTATTGATAATATAAATTTTTATCTTAGAAAAGAAAATCTTGATGAGATAGAAATAAAAAAAGGAAGCCTTGTTTTTAGTACAGATGAAAAAAATCTTAACTTTCTTATTAAAAATCTTGATATGGTTACTTACACTTTTTCTCAGGAAGAAAGAGAAAGTTATATTCTTACTAAATATCTTTTTGAAGAAAATGTTACTTTGAAAGAGATAGAGTTGTTTTTAAATGTAAGCAGAACAACAATAAAAAAAGATTTAAAAAATGTTGAAAAGCAAATCTCATATTTTGAACTTTATTTTTTAAGAGATGGCAATAAAATAGAGATATCAGGAAATGAGAAAAAATTAAGACACTTAAAACTTTTAAAATTATTAGACTATATTGAAGTAAAGGATAAAGAAATTTTCATATTTTCTAAAAAATATCTTAATGAAAAAATTGAGAGTCAAATAATAGAAAAATATATAAATAAATATTATGAGAAAAATATACCTGAATCAATATATGAAATAGAAGAAAAGTTTGGTACAGAATTTCCTGAACAGTTTAAAAATATCATAACTTTGTATCTTACAGTAACTATTGAAAGAATGTCAAATAAATATATTATAAATAGGAAAATAAATAGTGAATTTTTAAAAACCTTAGATGAGTATAAAATTATTCAGAAAGTTCTTGATAAAATTATTGATATAAAACTTGAATATGAAATGTTGCATCTTTTAGAATATTTTTTAAGTGGTCAGTATGTAAACTATTTCTATGAAAATTTTTTTATTGCAGAAAAGTTTATTAATAGATTATTGAGAGCTCTTGAAAAAGATATGAATAAAAAATTTTCAACGAGCAGAGAACTTACAGAAAAACTTCTTAAATATTTAATTCCTGCTATTTATAGAATAAAAAATAATTTTAAATTATATAAGAATTTAGAAGCAAGAAAAATAAAAATAGATGAAAAGATATTTGAAAAAGTGAAAAAGGCTGTTTCAGAAAATAATAAATATCTTTTAGAACCCTTAAGAGATGAAGAAACAGTATATATAGCAGAATGTATTGAATCTTATCTTCATTATGATAATATAAAAAAAATTTCTTTAAAAGAATTGACAGAAATAATTAAGAAAAATTCACTTGAAGCGAATATGGAAAATATAACAGAAGAAATAAGAGAGAAATTTGATATTCTTATAGAAGATGATATAAATTGTAAAAATGAAAATATTTTGCCTGAACTTTTAAAAATAAATAGAATATATTTGACAGAAGAAGAATTAAAATTTACAGAAGCAGTTAAAATTGGGATAAATCTTCTTGTAAAAGATGGCTGTGCAAAAGACAGAATGTTTGTAAAATTAAAAGATTTGGCAGGAAATTATGGAAGATATATGTTCATAGAGAAAGGGATACTTTTTTGCTACAATACAGATAATGAAGATTATTTAAAAGAAGGTCTTTCAGTAGTAATTTCTAAAAATGGAATAAAAGTGGAAGAAGGAGAAAAAGGATATGTTTTATTTGTTTTGTCAATAAAAAATAAAAGAGAATATTTAAAAATAATTTCAGAGTTGATGGATTTATCTGAGAAAAAAATTTTTTTAAAAAATCTTATTATAGCTGAAAGTAATGATGAAGCATTGGAAATAATATTAAAATCAATATAGAGATACAAAAACAGTTAAACTTTTTTTCAAAAAAATATGAAAAAGTATGTATATTAACATTACATTTTGAATATTATATAATAATATCAAGTTAAAATAATATATGTAATGGAGGGATATACATGGCGAAAAAAGTTAGCTTTTGGGAGTTTTTCCAAGGATTAGGAAAAACATTTGTACTGCCTGTGTCTTTACTGGCAGCTTGTGGTATTATGTTAGGAGTAGGAAGTTCTTTTGCAAGTTCTGTTACAGCAGAAATTCTTCCGTTTTTAAAAAATCCTATATTAAATGCCTTCTTTAATTTTATGGCAACAATAGGTTCATTTGCATTTTCAAATCTTCCTGTAATGTTTGCAATAGCAATTCCTTTAGGACTTGCAAAAGAAGACAAAGGAGTTGCAGCTTTTTCTGGATATGTAGGATTTACAATATCTCATCTTGCTGTAAACTTTTTATTAAAAACTACAGGAACTTTAGCTTCTCCTGAAAATATGAAAGAAGCAGGACAAGCTATGGTTATGGGAATTCAAAGTATTGATACAGGAGTTATTGGAGGACTTATAATAGGTATTATTGTATATAAAATACATGAAAAATACCGTACAATTTCTCTTCCAGATTTCTTAGGATTCTGGACAGGTTCAAGATTTGTTCCTTTAGCAACAGCAGTTATTGTTGGTGTGGTAAGTCTTTTAATTCCTTTTATATGGCCTTTCTTCAACCGTATGATAATAGGAATAGGACATGTTATTAGTAAGTCAGGGCCATTTGGACCATTCCTTTTTGGTGCAGGAGAAGGACTTTTAAGACCGTTTGGATTACATCATATTCTTGTTGCAATGATTAGATTTACATCAGCAGGTGGAGATGCAGTTGTAAATGGAGAAACAGTTTCAGGTGCTCTTACAATATTCTATAAACAATTTGCAAATGGAATATTTGATCCAAATGTAACTAAGTTTTTATCACAAGGAAAAATGCCAGTATACATGTTTGGTCTTCCAGCAGCAGCTCTTGCAATGTACACTACAGCAAGACCTGAGAATAAAAGAAAAATAAAAGGACTTTTAATATCAGGAGTAGTTGCTTGTGCAGTTGGTGGAATAACAGAACCACTTGAATTTATATTCTTATTCCTTGCTCCAGCTCTTTACTTATTCCATTGTATTATGGTTGGACTTGGATTTATGGTAATGGGAATTTTAAAAGTAGCTATAGGTAATACAGATGGAAATATAATAGATTTCTTAGTATTCGGAGTTTTACAAGGAACAAAAACAAAATGGTATTTAGTAATAGCAGTTGGAATTGTATGGTTTATAATATACTATTTTGTATTTAAATGGGCAATAACTAAATTTAACTTAAAAACTCCTGGAAGAGAAGTAATGGCTGAAGGAAAAGATGCTAAACTTGGAGGATATGACGAAGAAAAACTTCTTAAAGCATTAGGAGGAAAAGACAATATTGTTTCTCTTGACAACTGTTTAACAAGATTAAGATTAGTTGTAAAAGATATGTCATTAGTAGATGAAAAAGAAATTAAAGATACTGGTGCAGTTGCAGTTGTAAAACTTGATAAAACAAATCTTCAAGTAATAATAGGACCTCAAGTTAATGTTGTTAAAAATAAATTAGAAAAACTAATGAGTAAAATGTAATAAGGTGAGAATATGAATTTTGATGATATAAAAGACAGAAGAGGGACATACTGTACACAGTGGGATTATATAAAAGATAGGTTTGGAAAAGAAGATCTTCTTCCTTTTACAATATCAGATATGGATTTAGAATCTCCAGATGAGATAGCTGAGGCTCTTATAAAAAGAATCAACCATAAAATATTTGGATACAGCAGATGGAATCATGATGATTTTAAAAATGCTGTAACAGGATGGTATGAAAAAAGATTTAATTATATTCCTGATAAAGAGTGGATAGTTTATAGTCCAAGTGTAATTTATTCTGTATCTAAATTCATAGAGATGAAGACAGAAAAAGGTGATGGAGTTCTTATAAATACTCCTGGATATGATGGATTTTTCAAAATGATAGAAGGAAATGAAAGAAAACTAATATCTTCTCCTTTAAAAAATGTAAATGGAAGATATGAAGTTGATTTTGAAGATTTTGAAAAAAAATGTGACGAAGCTAAAGTATTTCTTTTATGCAGTCCTCATAATCCTGTAGGAAAAGTATGGACTGAAGAAGAACTGAAAAAAATGATTGATATATGCAGAAAAAAGAATGTTTTTATAATATCTGATGAGATTCATATGGATATAGTTTATAATGGTAAACATATTCCAATACTTTCTCTTGGAGGTGAGTATCTTGAGAATATGATTCTATGTACTTCTGCTTCAAAAACATTTAATATTCCAGCATTTACAGGTTCTTATCTTTTTATTCCATCTGAAAAAGATAGAGAAGAGTTTTTAAGAATTTTAAAAAATAGAGATGCTCTTTCTTCACCATCTATATTAGCTGTCATTGCAACTATTACAGCATATAATAAATGTGAATACTGGGTTGACGAGCTTGTAAAATATACTGAAAATAATATTAGATTTACAAAAGAGTATCTTCAGAAAAATATTCCTGAATTAAAATGTGAAGTTCCTCAAGGTTCATACTTTGCATGGATTGATTTTTCAGAACTTGATTTGCCAAGTGAGGAATTCCAGAGATATTTGATAGATATAGGTAAAGTTGCTGTTATGCCAGGTCTTACTTATGGAGAAGAAGGAAGATACTTCTTAAGATTTAATGTGGCATGCTCAATAAAAAAAGTTCAAGATGGGCTTGAAAGAATTTTAAAAGCAGTAGAGCATATAAGAAATTTAAAAAATATTTAATGGGAATTTAGAAAGAGACCGACTGAAAATCAGTCGGTCTCCTTTTAATATAATATAAAAAATGTTAAGGGCATATTAATTAATATAAAAGATATCTTTTATAGGAGAGTTATAACATTTTAAAAATGAAAAGTCAATAAAAAATTTTAACTTCTATTATTAAAGTCCTATAAAAAATAAATATATTTAAAATAGTTTATTCTAAAAAACTATATTTTATGATATGATTATTATAAAGTATATATGAAAAGTTATAATGAGGAGAATGAATATGAAAAAAGGTTTTTTATTTATGTTTTTTATTTCTCAAATTATTTTCGCTAAAACAGCCAGCTGGTATGGAAAAGGATTTGAAGGAAAACCTACAGCCAGTGGTTATATTTATAGTTCTAAACAGCTGACATGTACATCTAATAGTTATCCCTTTGGCACAGTTTTAAAGGTTACAAATAAAGAAAATAATAAATCAGTTATAGTTGTAGTGACAGACAGAGGATCTTTCAGTAAGAAATATGGAAGAGATATTGATTTAAGCAAAAGAGCATTTGATGAAATAGCAGATATAGGAGAAGGGCTTATAAAAGTAGATATTGAAGTAGTTAATAAGAATCATACATTTAAATATAAGCATGGTAATCCTAAGTTTACAAAAAAAGAGTATAAAAAATTTTTGAAATAAAAATATAAACGGAACTTGATATTTTTTCAGTTCCGTTTAGTTTTATATTATAAAAATTTTTCTACGGCCATTTTGGCTATCGTAATAAGTGAAACAATAAGGAAAAATGGTCTTATAAATTTTGATCCTTTTTTTATTGCATATTTTGCTCCACATTGAGCTCCTATATACATTACAACTCCAACAAGAATAGAATAAAGATATGAAACATTTCCATAATATATAAATGCTACAAGTCCTGCAAGGTTTGCTATAAGATTAAGAACTTTTGCATTTCCAGAAGCTCTTATAAAATCAAATTTATAAACTTTTAATAGTCCAAATAAAAGAAATGAACCTCCTCCTGGCCCAAAGAAACCTATATAAAAACATACAATAAAAGACATAATACTTCCAAAAATTGTATTTTTTAATGTTGCTCCTTGAAACTCATCTTTTATTCCCATATTTTTATTTGCAAAAGTATAAATAATAACAGCAAGCAACATTATAAAAATAAGAGGTTCAAGTATTTCCTCACTAGTATTAGATACTACACAAGCTCCTAAAACAGCTCCGATAGCCCCTAAAATCATAGGATATTTCATAAGAGAAAAATTAATTTTTCCTGATGTGAAATATTTCACAGCACTTCCTAAAGTTGAAAAACTTGCAGCCATTTTATTTGATCCCATTGCAACATGTATGGGAAGTCCTGAAGCAACAAAGGCAGGAACACTTATAAGCCCTCCTCCACCTGCTATTGCATCTATAAAAGATGCTGCAAAGCAGGCAGCAGACAAAAATAAAAATGTCTGTAAATTAAATTCACTAAAAAAAACATCAAACATTTAATAACTCATCCCCTGTTCAAAACTTAATTTATTTTTTTCCTATTTTTCTTGCTCTGTAAAAAGAAGATGTACTTATGATATTAGGTACATCTATATATGTGTTTTCTTGTCTAAATTTCCCCATATATATTGTATTTTCTAAAATATATTTTATGGAGCTGTAAGAAAGGGCAATATTAAAGATTTTTTTTAAATCATTAGATATACTTCTGTATGACTGACCAGTGATTCTTTCATGAAAAATAAATTGAATAATAGGTCTTTCATCTTCGTTTATTACAATATTTTCTCCATCACTTTTATATCCTATTGGAATATTTCCAGAAGTATGCAGTTTTTTACTGAGCTTATTTTTTTTACCAGAATTTGTTCTCATATTTATCATCTTTTTTTCAAAAGATGCAAAAGCAACTATTATATCTTTCATTAGTCCACCATTTGGTGTATCTTCAAATTTTTGTTCTGAAGATATTATAGAACATTTGACTCTTGTTAATTCAAATTCAAGATATCCAAGAAGCATAGTATTTCTAGCAACCCTGTCAAGTTTTTGTGCTATAAGGTAATCAACAGGTTTATTTGTTTTTGATAAAGATTTTATTTGTTCAATTGCCTGAGCAAGTCCTTCTCTTTTATCTAAGCTTTCAGCCCCACTTATTCCTTCATCAGAAAATATATTTATAAGTTCAATATTATTTTCTTTGCAATATTTCCTAATTGATTTTTCTTGAATTTCCAGCCCCTGTCCTTCTTTTACTTGCCGTTCACTGGAAACTCTTATATAACCAACAGCATATTTCATAAATTCATACACATCCTCTTTGCAGTATATGCATATTATACGATATTTATTTTTAAAATGTAAGTATTTTTAAAATAGAAATAAAATTTATACACACTTTTTATGAAAAAATAAGTTGACATTACACACTTATTGGAGTATAAATATATTGTACAATAAAATTTCTATTTTTAAATACAAACTGAGGAGGAGACAATGGAAGGAAAGAAAAAAGAACTAAAAAGTAAGAAATTTAGAAAAAATGTAATGCTTGAAGTAGATAAAGATAAAGATGTTAAAAATCTTGCTAAGCAAAGAGGAGAAAAAGAATCTACAATAATCAATGAAGCTTTAGGAGAATATTTTTCAAAAAGAATGTCTACTAAATTTATAGCATTTCTTAATCAAAAAGGAGGAGTTGGAAAATCTACTTCTGCTCAAAGTGTTTCTATAGGACTTGCTAAATTAAATAAAAGAGTTCTTGCTATTGATGTTGACCCTCAGGGAAACTTTACTAAAGGTTTGGGAGCTTATGAACCTGAAATGCCAAGTGTGTATGAAATGCTTAAGGGAGAAATTTCTCCAGAAGAAGCTATAATTTCAAGAGAAGGTATTGATATTATTCCAGCAGACCTTAGATTATCACAATTTGAATATCTTGAATTACCAGGAAAAGAATTTTTATTAAAAAATAGATTATCACAATTTGATTTTACAAAATATGATTATGTTGTATTTGACTGTGCCCCAAGTTTTGGAAAATTAAATTTAGGTGTTCTTGCTATGGTTCATTCTATTTATGTTCCTATTCAGACAGAATATTATGCAATGGAAGGTGTAACTCAGCTTATACAGACAATTGAAATGGGAAGAAATCTTTTAATGAATAAAGAGCTTACTCTAAAAGGTGTGTTTGCTACAATGTATGATAACAGAAGAAATCTAGATAAAGCAGCGCTAGATAAGATAGCTGAATTTTTCGGAGATAAACTTATGAATACAAAAATAAGAAGAAATATAAAACTTGCTGAAGCACCAGCAAGACATGAATCAATTTTTGCATATGATCCTGCATCTAATGGTGCAAAAGATTATATTAATCTGACTAAAGAAATAATAGCCAGAGAGGAGAATGACAATGAGCAGTAAAAAAAATGATTTTTTTAAAGATATGTCAATAGATCAGTATAAAAATCTTGGAGCAAAAGTATCAGAAAATGTAGAGATGATGACTGGTAATCCATTTGGAAACAGCAGTGTAAAAATGGAAAATATTCCTGGTGCTTCTCTTGTAAATTTTACAAAAGATATTTTAGATAACATAGATTTAAGTGATAAAAAATATATTTTAAGAGAAAAGAATTTTGAAGAATTAAAAGATGATGAAGGAATAGAAGGACTTTCTTCAAGCATTTATGAAGTTGGACTTATAAATCCTGTTTATATCCAAAAAAAAGAAAATGGAAAATATAGAATAATTTCAGGATACAGAAGAACAGCTGCAATCAAAACTGGTTATATTAATTATGGAGATGATTACTCTTTTGATGGAAAAGTTGTTATTATTCCTGAAAATTATTCAGCAGACGATCTTGAAGTATTTCAGATTAATGAAAATACACATAGAGAAGATTTATCTATTCTTGAACTTGCCTACAGATTCCATGTTGCCAGTGAAAAAAGAAAAGTTACAATAGAAGAGCTTGGAGATGAATACAATATGAGCTCAAGACAGGTAAAAAGAATAAAAGGAAGTCTTAATTATCCTGTTCCTGTAAAAAGATATATAAATGAACTAAAGCTTACAAAGGCTGAAGAGATAAATAAACTTATAAAAGCTTTAAATCTTCCTGAAGAAAAAATGGAAGAGTATATTTTAAAAGTAAAAGATTTTTCCCGTGATGAAATGAGAGCAGAATTAAAAAGAATCAAGGCAAATGAGGAAAAACCTCTTATTGATGTAAAGTATGGAATAAAATTTTCAAGTATTAAGATTAATGAAAGCCTTACAGAAGAGCAACTTAAAGAAATAACAGAAATGATAGCAGAGCAAATAAATAAATTTAAAAAATAAAAATATATTTATATCTAATGAATTTAGTAGTTTATAAAATAAAATGATTTATATATGTATAGAAATAAAGAGTGTGAATTAAAATCACACTCTTTTTCATTTATAGAATATATTTGAAAAAAATACCATTTTAGTGTAAGATATAAGAACTAAAATTATATTTAAAATGTATACTATTAGAAAAAGGAATTTGAATTATGAAAGTAATAAAAATTAAAAAGTTAGAAAGAAAAAAGATTGAAAAAAATATTTTTATGTTTTTGGTTTTATTTATTTTTTTTCTGTTTACAATAATAAGTTATGGAAGTCAGAAAGATTTAAAAAATCAAGCTGATAACTTTCTCTCTGCTTCAAAAACAATAACTAAAGTAAAATATGATAAAATTGTTGTAAATAGTCTTGATGATATTTATAAGGAAAGAGATGGTTTATTTGTATTTTCAGATATTAATATTGATTTAAGAAATCTTTCTCCTGTTAAAAGAAAAGATGTTTTTATAAAGCTTCTTCTGCCTTCTATAGAAGTAGTACAACAAGAAGTTCTTAACAATAGAGAAATTGTAAAAAAATTAAAAATTAAAAAAGAACTTACAGAAAATGAAAAACAGTATGCAGAAAAACTTTTTAAAAAATATAAAACAGAATATGGAAAGTGGGAGGAACTAGAATCTAAAATGATAGTATACCCAGCCTCTCTTATTTTAACACAAGGAGCTATAGAAAGTGCTTGGGGGACTTCAAGATTTTTCAGAGAAGGAAATAATGCTTTTGGAGTCTGGTCTACAAATCCTAATGAACCAAGGATAGCTGCCAAAGGATCAAGGGGTGATTTTACTCCTCATCTAAAAAAATATGATACATTAAAAGATACTGTTGAAGATATAACACTTATTATTTCCCGTTCATCTGCTTATTCAAATGCAAGAAAAATGATATGGGAAGGAAAATCACCTTATGAAATTGCAGGAGGGCTTCTTAAATATTCAGAAGAAGGACATGAATATGTAAAAAAAGTAAGAAGTACTTTAAAATATAATAATTTTCAAAAATATGATGAAATTTTTTAAAATTATTTCCAAAATAAAATCAGAGTAAAAAAGATGCTCTGATTTTTTATTGTTTTATATAAATTTTAACTTAATATACTAAAATAAAAGTCCAAGATAATAAATATATGAATTTTCTATATGTTTTTTAAATGCTTCTGCAGCTTCTGCTTTTTTTCCTGAAAGAATAAAATCTATTACTTGAATATGTTCATCATTAGAATCACTTATTCTTTTATTCAATTTTTTATCAAAAGAAAGTTTTCTTACTCTTACTACATGTTCAAAAGTAGTAACCATCATTGACTGAACAAAAATATTATCTACAGAATTTAAAATATAAAGGTGAAAATCATTATCTAATTTATCTTTCTCTTCTTGAGGAAGAGTATTGTAGTTAACAAATCTTTCTCTAAAAATATTAAGTTTAATTGACGAAAGATTATTAAATGCCATTTCAAGAATAGCTGGCTCAAAACATTTCCTAGCTTCAAAAATATTATTAAGCATATTTTCATCAACTTTTGTTACAAAAATTCCTTTCCGAGGCAGATTTGACACCCACATTTCAGCTTCAAGACGAGCTAATGCTTCTCTTATTGGAGTTCTGCTTACATTAAGAAGTTCACTTAATTTTTTTTCTTCCAAGTAATCTCCAGGCATAAATTCAAGATTAATTATTTTATTTTTAATAAGCTCATAAGCTTTTTCTTTTAGATTTACATAATTACTCATAGTATTCTCCTTTTAAAGTATATTCTTATATACATAAGTATACACTATAAAACAGAAACTATCAAATAAAACTCTTCTTGTCATAAAATAAAAATACTATTTACTCATAGTATA is a genomic window of Fusobacterium perfoetens containing:
- a CDS encoding sulfite exporter TauE/SafE family protein; translated protein: MFDVFFSEFNLQTFLFLSAACFAASFIDAIAGGGGLISVPAFVASGLPIHVAMGSNKMAASFSTLGSAVKYFTSGKINFSLMKYPMILGAIGAVLGACVVSNTSEEILEPLIFIMLLAVIIYTFANKNMGIKDEFQGATLKNTIFGSIMSFIVCFYIGFFGPGGGSFLLFGLLKVYKFDFIRASGNAKVLNLIANLAGLVAFIYYGNVSYLYSILVGVVMYIGAQCGAKYAIKKGSKFIRPFFLIVSLITIAKMAVEKFL
- a CDS encoding septal ring lytic transglycosylase RlpA family protein; the encoded protein is MKKGFLFMFFISQIIFAKTASWYGKGFEGKPTASGYIYSSKQLTCTSNSYPFGTVLKVTNKENNKSVIVVVTDRGSFSKKYGRDIDLSKRAFDEIADIGEGLIKVDIEVVNKNHTFKYKHGNPKFTKKEYKKFLK
- a CDS encoding sodium-dependent transporter, coding for MKEKREKFSNRIGFILSCVGAAIGLGNIWLFSWKLGTFGGGAFLIPYFIFVILFSFVGLISEISFGRMMKKGVLGVGELMKKKNIPFSSVISWVPVISVSGIFTFYVIVFGWVIKYFIMYLTTDMNSINYGEYFNNFAGSSSSIVWHITAAILSIVVISFGVVKGIEKLNKIIMPLMFMIFIGLVFKSLSLPGAAEGVKYLLVPRWELLAKPVTWIMALGQAFFTVGLSGSALLVYGSYLDKDIDIPASVFHTCILDTCAALLAGFIIIPAAFAFGFKPDAGPSLLFITLPAVFSQMTGGKILGTVFFLSIIFAAVSSAVNQLEVPVEAIMEKFNLSRKKASFIVGSVLLLIGIPLDINMNLFGKFADIMSVYMIPLGAVFVLGFYFFFVGKEKVINEINEGSKYKIGAFVLNVGKYIFTPGVIIILILGFCYGSIG
- a CDS encoding MalY/PatB family protein — encoded protein: MNFDDIKDRRGTYCTQWDYIKDRFGKEDLLPFTISDMDLESPDEIAEALIKRINHKIFGYSRWNHDDFKNAVTGWYEKRFNYIPDKEWIVYSPSVIYSVSKFIEMKTEKGDGVLINTPGYDGFFKMIEGNERKLISSPLKNVNGRYEVDFEDFEKKCDEAKVFLLCSPHNPVGKVWTEEELKKMIDICRKKNVFIISDEIHMDIVYNGKHIPILSLGGEYLENMILCTSASKTFNIPAFTGSYLFIPSEKDREEFLRILKNRDALSSPSILAVIATITAYNKCEYWVDELVKYTENNIRFTKEYLQKNIPELKCEVPQGSYFAWIDFSELDLPSEEFQRYLIDIGKVAVMPGLTYGEEGRYFLRFNVACSIKKVQDGLERILKAVEHIRNLKNI
- a CDS encoding PTS sugar transporter subunit IIA, encoding MGLNRKDIDLLEEINGKILPLKYFAEKYSVSERNIRYSIDNINFYLRKENLDEIEIKKGSLVFSTDEKNLNFLIKNLDMVTYTFSQEERESYILTKYLFEENVTLKEIELFLNVSRTTIKKDLKNVEKQISYFELYFLRDGNKIEISGNEKKLRHLKLLKLLDYIEVKDKEIFIFSKKYLNEKIESQIIEKYINKYYEKNIPESIYEIEEKFGTEFPEQFKNIITLYLTVTIERMSNKYIINRKINSEFLKTLDEYKIIQKVLDKIIDIKLEYEMLHLLEYFLSGQYVNYFYENFFIAEKFINRLLRALEKDMNKKFSTSRELTEKLLKYLIPAIYRIKNNFKLYKNLEARKIKIDEKIFEKVKKAVSENNKYLLEPLRDEETVYIAECIESYLHYDNIKKISLKELTEIIKKNSLEANMENITEEIREKFDILIEDDINCKNENILPELLKINRIYLTEEELKFTEAVKIGINLLVKDGCAKDRMFVKLKDLAGNYGRYMFIEKGILFCYNTDNEDYLKEGLSVVISKNGIKVEEGEKGYVLFVLSIKNKREYLKIISELMDLSEKKIFLKNLIIAESNDEALEIILKSI
- the malX gene encoding maltose/glucose-specific PTS transporter subunit IIBC, with the protein product MAKKVSFWEFFQGLGKTFVLPVSLLAACGIMLGVGSSFASSVTAEILPFLKNPILNAFFNFMATIGSFAFSNLPVMFAIAIPLGLAKEDKGVAAFSGYVGFTISHLAVNFLLKTTGTLASPENMKEAGQAMVMGIQSIDTGVIGGLIIGIIVYKIHEKYRTISLPDFLGFWTGSRFVPLATAVIVGVVSLLIPFIWPFFNRMIIGIGHVISKSGPFGPFLFGAGEGLLRPFGLHHILVAMIRFTSAGGDAVVNGETVSGALTIFYKQFANGIFDPNVTKFLSQGKMPVYMFGLPAAALAMYTTARPENKRKIKGLLISGVVACAVGGITEPLEFIFLFLAPALYLFHCIMVGLGFMVMGILKVAIGNTDGNIIDFLVFGVLQGTKTKWYLVIAVGIVWFIIYYFVFKWAITKFNLKTPGREVMAEGKDAKLGGYDEEKLLKALGGKDNIVSLDNCLTRLRLVVKDMSLVDEKEIKDTGAVAVVKLDKTNLQVIIGPQVNVVKNKLEKLMSKM
- a CDS encoding recombinase family protein; the protein is MKYAVGYIRVSSERQVKEGQGLEIQEKSIRKYCKENNIELINIFSDEGISGAESLDKREGLAQAIEQIKSLSKTNKPVDYLIAQKLDRVARNTMLLGYLEFELTRVKCSIISSEQKFEDTPNGGLMKDIIVAFASFEKKMINMRTNSGKKNKLSKKLHTSGNIPIGYKSDGENIVINEDERPIIQFIFHERITGQSYRSISNDLKKIFNIALSYSSIKYILENTIYMGKFRQENTYIDVPNIISTSSFYRARKIGKK